In Tursiops truncatus isolate mTurTru1 unplaced genomic scaffold, mTurTru1.mat.Y mat_scaffold_571_arrow_ctg1, whole genome shotgun sequence, a single genomic region encodes these proteins:
- the LOC117310914 gene encoding immunoglobulin lambda-like polypeptide 5 gives MFEAVSLCFPFGGGTKLTVLGQPKSSPSVTLFAPSTEELSANKATLVCLINDFYPGSVTVAWKSGSTTITKGVETS, from the exons ATGTTCGAGGCTGTGTCACTGTGTTTTCCGTTCGGCGGAGGGACCAAGCTGACCGTCCTGG GTCAGCCCAAGTCCTCGCCCTCAGTCACGCTGTTCGCGCCCTCCACTGAGGAGCTCAGTGCCAACAAGGCCACCCTGGTGTGTCTCATCAATGACTTCTACCCGGGCAGCGTGACGGTGGCCTGGAAGTCAGgcagcaccaccatcaccaaggGCGTGGAGACCAGCTAG